The genomic DNA acagtgcttctgaaccagtgtgttgtttttttcgacaCGCGctccggagcgtcagcttcaagcgggcCATCACTAGTGTTCAGTGTACATACATTTTAGCTTCCCCCAAATCATAAGCAGCTTATGTGTTGGAAGGCTGTATGTTACAACTCATGTGATTATCTGTTCAAAACTGATAATCACTGTTTAAATAAACAGATACGTTAACTTCCCGCAGTAGCTAAAACTCGTTTCAGCGTTTCTTTTTACACtaaaactaatttttttttttttgggggggggggggggtacgtGGGATTGAGGAGCTAGCCCTTTAGAGTAGTTGATTAAGTTAATTGCTGTACTCAGCGTCAGACTCTGGAGCTTATTCCAAATGTGGGTGTGAGGCAGGGTTCATCGTGGACAGGTTTTCCATTGCAGGGGTAACATGGAGGCAATTTTATTTTCCACAAGCCTGGCGTGGAACAAAAGTAGTAACAGTCTCACAAGGGTAAATAACATTCACAAAAATACTTTCATAAGAGTTTGATACAGGTCTGGTTTGAATGTTGTACTGAAATGACTACAGTATGTCCACAATTACAGGTCTAACGCTCTGAACTCTGcacagaagaataaaaaagtTAAAGCTGTTGTCTTGTTTGGAGATGTTTCCAGTGATATGTGTTCACATTAACAGACAATATGACTGAATACACAATAAGTAATATAAATACAGTTATTCTGGTGATTGCTATGTTGTCAAATACAGGATTTACATTTAACTTACCACAGTAACTAAAACTcgtttcagcttttcttttacACTAAAACTAGTTTTTTGGGTACGTGGGATTGAGGAGCTAGACCTTACTTTAAGCAGAAGgtcctttcttttttccattgtGCGACTGCCAGTAACTTTTCACCCACTAAAGACTGGGAGCAACAGCTCGACCAATAGCAGGCGAGGAACTGCACAGCCGTATTTGCATACAGCGGAAATAAAAGAGAGCCGCTCTGCGCTGACGAGCACATTCTCTGCTGTGAAGTAGCGAAGAAAGAAAATGCCTGAACCCGCCAAGTCCGCGCCCAAGAAGGGCTCCAAGAAAGCCGTGACTAAAACCGCCGGCAAGGGCggcaagaagaagagaaagaccAGGAAGGAGAGCTATGCCATCTACGTGTACAAGGTGCTGAAGCAGGTGCACCCCGACACCGGCATCTCCTCCAAGGCCATGAGCATCATGAACTCGTTCGTCAACGACATCTTCGAGCGCATCGCCGCTGAGGCCTCCCGCCTGGCTCACTACAACAAGCGTTCCACCATCACCTCCAGGGAGATCCAGACCGCCGTGCGTCTCCTGCTGCCCGGTGAGCTGGCCAAGCACGCCGTATCCGAGGGCACCAAGGCTGTGACCAAGTACACCAGCTCCAAGTAAACTGCAGCTCTACTGCACTCACCCAACGGCTCTTTTCAGAGCCACCCACCTCTTCAGAAGAGCACATCCTGATGTTTTCCACTGCTGTTGTGTTGAATAATAATGAGAAACCCTACACACGGttattctttttaattattaaatggTACAATGACACAGTCTTAAATCTGCTAATGACATCAAAGAAGTGTATTCTGCAGGGATTGGTGATGCATAGCTCCCAAGAGCAGTCAGCACTGTTCTTCTTTAGACTGTTCCTAAAGACTGTACATTGGAGTGAACGATAAAATTCACACTGGCTGCTTTCATTTACATGTTTTCATATGACGCTGTTGTATAGTACTATATTCCATGTGGAATTTTCAGAACATGCTCCATAATTCTAAGACAAAGCCATCATAATAAAAAAACCTTTTGCTATGACAATTTTGCCAGTTTCTGTCAATTTTATTGTCAGTGTTCCATATCATAATATTCCTCTGGTTCTCCTGATAACCAGGAGAACAAAGGTTTTAAGAAGTTGCCATTTTGGGGTAGTTTTAAAAATAGGTACACCCTTAGTATTTGCACATCCTTTAGAGTGAAAAAGTTTGAGTTTAGAGTACAGTGCCAATCATATATTTAATCTCTGTAATAGTCTGGATATGTGTATTTCAGCcatttgtatatattagagATATTTCACATGTTATAACTTTTtgaatatattattttatttaatttagttcagtCTGCTATGGTTCTtattgtcttggagcaactgtaaccatATAATTTCCTTTGGGATTAATAACGTATTCTGATTAGGaatttctcaaaaaaaaaaattacatgaacattaaaacactgttttaacaaattactttttaaaagtcgaGCTTTTTGATAAAACTGCATTCTGCCCAATAATCACCTAAAGCTGGATTCATGGACCAAGTCTCACATGGAACAAACGGGTAAGacaaagaagtgaaaaaaagcacaaacattATACCCATAATTCTGGTAGGATCCCGAGTGCTGAGGTGGAGGAGAGCCGTACGGGAGATCAGGAAGGTCAAAGGACATGTCTGCTTTTGAAGAGCAAAGGTACGTCCAAAATGGCAGTATTCACTACGcccattatgaataaaaagtaatGTGTAAACTTAACCTGGGAAAGGAATCATCTGCTCATCTACACAGGTCTCAGCAGATGGAAGCTTTCTTCTTGCACTCTGACAAGAGATGAGCTCATTTGTTAGCGTGATGAATCTTGAAGAATCTGTCATGAGTTATTTCATTGGCTATAATGAGATCAGCTGCGCAGATGATTGTGTTCCATGTAAAAACATCATTTCAACCCAGTTTCAAAAGGGTTGAAATTAgattgagaaagaaaaaagtgatgGGGTTTAGTGCGCTTTTAGCAAATATACATCAGTCTGCTGAGATCATGGAAAGCCTGTGTAGATTGAGCAGATGTATTTCAGCTGTGCAAGGGAAACCAAATCCCACAGAGATCGAGCTTTCACATTACTTCTAATCCATAATGGATTGTGGGTGTTGTTACTTCATGCCTTACGGCTCCTTGAAAGCTGGTTTACTCGTCCTCAAACATGTCACCTTCCTGCTGCAATTTCTGGATCTGCTTCACCTCATCTCCCAAAAGCAAAAAGTCTAACCCTCCTTCCACAAACTTGAATCAAATCCTTTCTAGCTCTTTCAGCCCTCAGCTGTTTGAAGTATTAAAAATGTGAGGTTTTAAGTCCTGCTGTCCACCACAAAAGACAATGAATAAGTTTTGTGAAAGGGTTAAAATTATTGTACATTTATGACATCTTAATAAACCAAATTGAAGATTGTAATGTGGAAGAAACAATTTCATCTTTAAGAGAAACATAATATCTGAAAACAGTGATCACGTAAACTCCCTGATAGCCATAGAATGTGGAAGCTGCAATGCCTGCCATTTTGACAAAAACTTAATGTTCTCTGTCtgttattttaaatgaatgacATGAATGACAAGAATGTGTACTgcgatttttttcagtgtatatGTTTATAGTTATATCTACTTATATTTGGGTTGTAAAGCAATAAAGATAGCAGGAAAAATGTACGAGTTTTAAAGATGCTTTTTCATTTGCAGTAAGTGCTtcaagaacaaaataaaatgaaaaatgctagttgtttgaaaataaaaacagactttgCTCAGACATCATGAGGAGGCTTTGGCGTGAGTCTTTATGACAGATGTGTAGATAGTTTACTGGTAGTATTCTCAAGGGTCCACATTTGATTTAGGCCAGGTGTTTGGGCTGGTTATCCTTCCTGATGGAACCCTCtcagggatttgtgtctcttcCGACCTCGAATCATGTGCTAGACTAATGAGTTAATCACTATATTATTtctaattaaaaacaaagctaAAATCGGTTCAGTTCCACACTGGGGCAAGAAAGTGGGCGGGGCTCATGAAATTCGATTCaccaaaaaagggaaaaaaaacaaacaaaatacgcCGCCGGTTTCCTATTACGTCCGCCACTCAGAGATAAGTCTAGAGAGCCCGCTTGCGGATGTCATTCGACTTTGTTTGTTGAAAGAAGAAATTATAGCCATGAGTGGAAGGGGCAAAGGCGGCAAAGGACTCGGAAAAGGAGGCGCCAAGCGTCACCGTAAAGTTCTTCGTGATAACATCCAGGGAATCACCAAACCCGCCATCCGCCGTCTGGCTCGCCGTGGCGGAGTGAAGCGTATCTCTGGTCTGATCTACGAGGAGACCCGCGGTGTGCTGAAGGTGTTCCTGGAGAACGTGATCCGTGACGCCGTTACCTACACCGAGCACGCCAAGCGGAAGACCGTGACCGCCATGGACGTGGTGTACGCTCTGAAGAGACAGGGTCGCACTCTGTACGGCTTCGGCGGTTAAACCTACTCATACCAATTGAAGTAATTAAACGGCTCTTTTAAGAGCCACACACCTCACTGTAAGAGCTTTGGGTTTGAGTGATAGTAATGTGGGATACTACTGACTTCTTTTGCGATCCAATACAAAGTAAAACTTTTGGTGGTATCGACAATACTGATCCGATACTTTGTACAAGAACTTGTTTTATTCTTTACATATTTTATTGTATCTCAAATTACAGCGTCATcatgattacaggacatcagactaCTTGTTCTTATCACTTAATGCATAATTCATACAGAGGGGGGAGAGGAGAAGGGGGGTAGCTGAAGTTGTGCGCTATTTGAACACGTTGCCCACCTGCAGCACTGAAGGACTCCACGAGAGAGGTCTGTCtcgccctagcagcacctgtccctctcCTCTTCAGTTTACCTCAACGTACGCTCGTCATATTCTGTGGTATGATTTACTGAGGGGTTTGACGAGGTTAGTGGTGTTGCCACAACACCTCACTTTCTTGCCACAGGTATCGCAAGCCACGTCTCGGCTGTTTATGGATGTAAAATACATCTACATTTATACAGCTGTATTTCGCACATGACTATGAAAGGCagaagaggaagtagttccttccAACGTAGACAATCTGAATTatatagtttctttccactgtgttcctgttaatgataaactacaaatttaccctaaattactaaaatatcgatattttaatatgagacTCGATTCTAGAACATTAAATGACTAGTATCGTAGGAATCGATATTTCAGAATCGATCAGCACATCACTAGTGATAGTAGTTCATACTATCCTGTATGGCATAGGTGTCTAGTTCTTCAATGTCAATGCTCATTAACTTTAAAAACTTTCCTGCAAACTGAGGGGAAAAACTGTGTTATTGATAGTTTTGGTTATTGTTTTCCTTTCCTCTTTAGAGCTATAAGTTCACCCAAGCACATGAAATGTTAGTGAAATCCCCAAGATGTCTTCAATTCAGTAAACTGGTGCTTGGTAGGGTAGCTCTAAGTCACAAGATGCAGATCCATTATAGAATACATAAATCAGGAGGCTGTGCGGCTGTAACTACACAAGGTGAGCATTATGTGACAGAATTCTTCAGCAGCATTAACAGTTGTTAATGTAGCATAAACTGAGTTAAACAGGAGAAAGTGATCAACCACATACGACTTAAGTTTTAAACTAGAATTTTATAAGCTAGATCTAACCTCAGTGATATCTCTGACATTGCAAAATTATTTAAAGACTATTGTGAAATGAGTGATTTtgaaaaatttaacagtgcaaagaTGGAGCAGGGCTGGCACATTAAAGAAGACTAACTGGAAAACATGCAACACTTTATGGAGAGGTTTGGCGTAATCTTCCATGTCTTAAAAGCTCACTAGCTATTAGTCATTTGTAAATTAAACACTTATTAAAAAGCTGAAGTTAAGACATTTGATTTAATTAGTCTCACTGGCAAGTTAAAGGCATGTAGTAGTTACAAGGGGTCATTTGAACCTTGAACCTATCAAGGGGTCATTTGTGGATGGTTGTCTCTCTGATCCTTCAGCCTTTGAGTATGACAAACGTTTTTGTAACTATGTAAATACAAGCAGCGATATGTTTGTCTTTAAGCCACACACCAAGGAAGTACGGCTTCAGTGCGTTGTCTGCTAAAACTGATCAGTTCAAAATACAGTTATGAAAATTGTTCTCAGGTGTTTTGTGGCTTTAATAAAGGATACACAATTAAACCATATATAGAATAATGAAACAATAATTATCTTTGGTTCAAATTCACAAGGATGGTGGTGGCACTTATGTTATAAGTTGTTGCTGGAAATTCAAAGGATACTCATTTTGAGGCAGCATCTTAACTGTCAAAGGAATAGTTGttgaaatatgttttattttttaaagcctttattTTCAAATGACATGTCAATTTACATCAAAGTACATGTCAAGAcataacaacacacacacagaaagaatgGAGATAAATAGTTttgagtatgtttttttttttttttaatctattcaTATGTTTTAAAGATCCCAAGGTAGGGGACTATTGTTCTTCTGTTCAAGCGTTTTTCTCCTCAGATctggaaaaatgtttttaccAACAGCCTCACGTCTAATCATTTTTTTGATCCACAACTACTTTAGCTCTTGTTTTCCAAATGTGGGTATTAATAAAACACATGATTAACCAGAAAAGACAATCCATACTTTATAGCTTTTATGTTGTTATCAATGTCAAATCCCACCCTAGCCATTTGTTGTCTAATTTCTGTTGTTCTATAACAAGATCACAGCAGATGTTCCAACGTTTCATCCCCAGCACACTGTGACACTGGGCATTCCTTAGTAGTAACGTAGCAGCTCCAATGGACTagtgcagcggtccccaaccttttttgcctcacggaccggtttatgcccgacaatattttcacggaccggcctttaaggtgtcgcggataaataaaacaaaataaaactagtactggtacagaaaaaaagaagatttattcataacacacgtgaaaagacccaggaaaaccgagttaacgataaaaacgataacaaaataatgctgaaaaccgataaaaaccctgaaaaccatacatttcacacctgagcctagactctcgcggcccggtaccaaacgattcacggaccggtaccggtcagAGGCCCGGGGGTTAGGGACCGCTGGACTAGTGCTCTAAAGCAGTGAAAGACCAACCCTGATCCACCttaaatatccatccatccattcgcttctgcttatccttttcagggtcgcgggggtgctggagcctatccagctgtcatagggcgagccACCTTAAATATATGAATACGTAATCTTTTAGGACATGTTGTGATGCAGCAAGTAAAGTAAAGGATTtatattttcactcttttttttctgattagAAATTGTACAACAAATTTCTTTCAGTTTGATTTCCAATTAAAGCTGGACACAAACATATGTGGTTTGAGAAATCAGAACACGAATAACTAACAATGAAGCAGCACAAATTCTCCTATGTCCCAAATGCCTCTCTGTTTCCCTCAAACACTGCATAAATGTCATGAAATCTGCTTTctcagcatcatttaaaaaGACGAGCCGCATTGCATAGGTTAAATTAAACAGAGTGCTGGTTTCCTTTACTTTACATTGTGTGACTGCCAGTAACTTTTCACCCACTAAAGACTGGGAGCAACAGCTCGACCAATAGCAGGCGAGGAACTGCACAGCCGTATTTGCATACAGCGGAAATAAAAGAGAGCCGCTCTGCGCTCCTGAGCACATTCTCTGCTGTGAAGTAGTGAAGAAAGAAAATGCCTGAACCCGCCAAGTCCGCGCCCAAGAAGGGCTCCAAGAAAGCCGTGACTAAAACCGCCGGCAAGGGCggcaagaagaagagaaagaccAGGAAGGAGAGCTACGCCATCTACGTGTACAAGGTGCTGAAGCAGGTGCACCCCGACACCGGCATCTCCTCCAAGGCCATGAGCATCATGAACTCGTTCGTCAACGACATCTTCGAGCGCATCGCCGCTGAGGCCTCCCGCCTGGCTCACTACAACAAGCGTTCCACCATCACCTCCAGGGAGATCCAGACCGCCGTGCGTCTCCTGCTGCCCGGTGAGCTGGCCAAGCACGCCGTATCCGAGGGCACCAAGGCTGTGACCAAGTACACCAGCTCCAAGTAAACTGCAGCTCTACTGCACTCACCCAACGGCTCTTTTCAGAGCCACCCACCTCTTCAGAAGAGTACATCCTGACGTTTTCACATCACGTATGAATGAGGAGAATAATAAAGCTACTGAGCATCAAATAGCTGTCATTtgttcattaaaataaatactttataAAATGGGAGCAAAAAGATCAGTTTTTGCAAATAAAGTATAGACTATCGCTGTGCTTAGTGTTTCACTTATCAAAACTAAAGCTTAGAGTGGTGTTCAACATAAGGTCCAGTAGCAATTATCACCCTGATAAAGACGGGGTCCAGCCCACAGGACagttttggaaaacatggaggGTATGCCCCAAAGGTTCATGTGGATGTAGCTTTTGTGGCCTTCAATGTAAAATAAGTTTGGCAACTCTCTGTGATGCGTCGAATCCCTATTTAAACGAGGTTCTTTGTGTTGCTACAGTATTTAACTATCTTCCCACATACATCGCTCACAGCATAATTTCCTATGCTGAACGTAAGCGCAGTTATGATCTGTGAACAAAGTCAAGATTGCGTGTTTTGtggtttatgttttgtttctcGAGCTTCTCATTGGCTCCCACTCTTGCGGAGGCGTAGCACGCACATGAATAAGAGGCGGAAGGTGATTGTAGTTCCTATTAACAGGGTACTGCCCACTATCCTGCTAAGTGCTGAGTTTACTTTTGTCTGTATGTCGCATTTACGATTAAAAATGAATTCAATCAAATTagatattgatttttttcatatGGGAATTGATCCTGCAACATGAAACGCTGGTATTGGAAGTATTGATATTTCAGGATCGCTCCTCACGTCACACCCCTCAGTCAGTGAGTGAGACGGTAGACAGCGGTGAGAAGAGCCGGCTCTCTGAAAACAGCCGAACTTTCCATCACTAAGCGCAACTGTGGTTTACTGATTTTCAAGTGCGTTAAATGATCCAcatgaaaaacaagaacaaacttTTACTGTACGTAAAATGCCTTCAAAATGTAAGACATGAACATGTCAACTTGTATCAAGTTAGAACTACAACAGGAAAAACTGTGCTTTGGCAGTTAAACCGGTTTGACTTGGATCACATTTAAAACCAAAGCAGGATCCACTTCATCTAAACAACAATCCTGTTCTGCAGGATTATTAATCTGATTAAGTTACAAAACAATTGAAGATATTTACTGTATGAAGAAAATTGCACATAAAAATAGCTAGACTGATGTCTACATTTCTTA from Oreochromis niloticus isolate F11D_XX linkage group LG10, O_niloticus_UMD_NMBU, whole genome shotgun sequence includes the following:
- the LOC100694569 gene encoding histone H2B 1/2, with protein sequence MPEPAKSAPKKGSKKAVTKTAGKGGKKKRKTRKESYAIYVYKVLKQVHPDTGISSKAMSIMNSFVNDIFERIAAEASRLAHYNKRSTITSREIQTAVRLLLPGELAKHAVSEGTKAVTKYTSSK
- the LOC100694299 gene encoding histone H4, which encodes MSGRGKGGKGLGKGGAKRHRKVLRDNIQGITKPAIRRLARRGGVKRISGLIYEETRGVLKVFLENVIRDAVTYTEHAKRKTVTAMDVVYALKRQGRTLYGFGG
- the LOC100694023 gene encoding histone H2B 1/2, with amino-acid sequence MPEPAKSAPKKGSKKAVTKTAGKGGKKKRKTRKESYAIYVYKVLKQVHPDTGISSKAMSIMNSFVNDIFERIAAEASRLAHYNKRSTITSREIQTAVRLLLPGELAKHAVSEGTKAVTKYTSSK